In the Arcobacter sp. F155 genome, one interval contains:
- the flhB gene encoding flagellar biosynthesis protein FlhB: MADEEEKTEEPTQKKIDDAKEKGNVPKSMEVTGAAVLLFGSIYLLFFSGFTFESIKKLMLFSYGFMGQEMNETVFYSIAYTFVMTAVKALLPIFVLVILLALITNWSQFGFLITPLKIDLQKLDPIKGMKNVFAFKKALEALKLTLKLLIIIVVMFIVLALTHKAFLAMMDKEFYATFNTIIELIIYFLAAILLIIILFAIIDFFFTRHYYFKSLKMSKQEIKDEFKNMEGDPQVKGRIRKIQMQMHQKRMMNDVPDADVVITNPSHYAVALRYDNTKDNAPKVVAKGIDFIALKIKDIARENDIPIIENPALARSLHSQIEVDQEIPGEFYKALAEIFSYVFELKKKKR, translated from the coding sequence AAAAGGTAATGTCCCTAAATCAATGGAAGTTACAGGGGCAGCAGTTTTATTGTTTGGGTCAATCTATTTACTATTTTTTTCTGGTTTTACTTTTGAATCAATAAAAAAACTAATGCTTTTTTCATATGGTTTTATGGGACAAGAGATGAATGAAACAGTCTTTTATTCAATAGCTTATACTTTTGTTATGACGGCTGTAAAAGCACTTTTACCCATTTTTGTATTGGTGATTTTATTAGCTTTAATAACAAATTGGAGCCAGTTTGGTTTTTTGATAACTCCATTAAAAATTGATTTGCAAAAATTGGATCCAATTAAAGGGATGAAAAATGTATTTGCATTTAAGAAGGCTTTAGAGGCTCTAAAATTAACACTAAAATTACTAATAATTATAGTTGTTATGTTTATAGTTTTAGCATTAACTCATAAAGCATTCTTAGCTATGATGGATAAGGAGTTTTATGCTACATTTAATACTATTATAGAGTTGATTATATATTTTTTAGCAGCAATTCTTCTAATTATAATACTTTTTGCTATAATAGACTTCTTTTTTACAAGACATTATTATTTTAAATCTTTAAAAATGAGTAAACAAGAAATTAAAGATGAGTTTAAAAATATGGAGGGGGATCCTCAAGTAAAAGGAAGAATTCGTAAGATACAAATGCAAATGCATCAAAAAAGAATGATGAATGATGTTCCTGATGCAGATGTTGTAATTACAAATCCAAGTCATTATGCTGTAGCATTAAGATATGATAATACAAAAGATAATGCACCAAAAGTAGTTGCAAAGGGTATTGATTTTATTGCTTTAAAAATAAAAGATATTGCAAGGGAAAATGATATACCTATTATTGAAAACCCAGCACTTGCAAGGTCTTTACACTCACAAATTGAAGTTGACCAAGAGATACCAGGTGAGTTTTATAAGGCATTAGCTGAGATTTTCTCTTATGTATTTGAATTGAAAAAGAAAAAAAGGTAG